A single region of the Ornithorhynchus anatinus isolate Pmale09 chromosome 13, mOrnAna1.pri.v4, whole genome shotgun sequence genome encodes:
- the DISP2 gene encoding protein dispatched homolog 2, translated as MDGQSRAAAGPGRAEDQPSDAQRRAPDSSSIDRFQLEALVPELGQEWSCPLHRCPLSLLPSGPDRHPQPQAQSSPKAPHPPRLSYLQTQQECRGVFAPGGPGDRAALCSHRSSLSPSPVPSQQDTPWKGQPLQRHVVSVGHERAFRLPRSYSQLIAEWPLAVLLLCLATVLLCTLAGLLGGRLPDFSQPLLGFEPRGTDIGRKLAVWRTVEDHTGPRKALLLAPDPERNSSLGHFTESSVDGEEPGRTQRMVDPVEGREQDGFFCGPPGKSYSQLVFMSTTAGSLWNLPAVQSMCRLEEDKIRSHARFGELCQRTAANACCPSWSLGNYIAELHNRSSCLAVTQADLARTLALLRACAPDYHRGALAPACLGPGRSRPPRCARLPEKCARVGGTVYQLLHFLVDRDFLSPQTAGYQVPSLKYSLLFLPTQKGASMMGIYLDALASPQGLSDNFTTVTGMDLGLKEQLFRHYLARDLVYPLLAVGTIFLSVALYLRSLFVTLMALLVVLGSLLVSFFLYRVAFRLAYFPAANLAAVVLLSPVCANHSLVFCDLWRLSRGQLPPAAGLVQRVGRTLRPFSYLLLLSGLTSSAAFFASSLSHLAAVRCFAVYMGTAVLVSLALTLTWLPSSMVLYERYLAPACAARAARGGGGARRLAPALALARRRRALRRALAGASRLLFQRLLPCGVIKFRYIWVCWFAALAAGGAYMACFSPRLRLPTLTLPGSQLFRPGHPFERFDAEYRQQFGFERLPRGEGGPMPVALVWGVLPVDTADPLDPQGRGALVRDPAFAAGGTQAQRWLLALCHRARNQSFYRAEPDGPPSLCFVEELQRWLDARPCSTPAPGPGPGPGPGPGPGPGPDPDPCCGPARFPLVPSLFLRCLRLMAQERARAPGRARDLGLRFDASGDLAALVLQFQTTFCYSANYTRTQRFYRAVSRWLRDELATAPRGLRNGWMTGRLEVYSLQLSLSTEPGAVLGLAVALAFATLLLGTWNVPLSLFSVTAIAGTVLVTAGLLVLLEWQLNAAESLFLSAAVGLSVDFTVNYCVSYHLCPHPDRLSRVAFSLRHMSRATAVGASALFSAGVLMLPSTVLLYRQLGIFLLTVRCVSCGFASFFFQSLCCFFGPERGCGPVLGSRGPFPRPSAAEEPGGPRRGRSGRGPLSAPGPAAPDRLELRPLSRPRSDSFDTSTATSKLSHRPSVLSEDLQDGPCCPRAPAPSPAPHTSSPYREGAPAAWPREERDPGRAPPSPPAEDPSPESPAAGPPAPERGQLNGQRGGLRLALRETVYDPSSPASYPSGLSRRARGAAAGEGPVVLPNSQPDLPDVWLPRTSSPPAGYGS; from the exons gtTCCAGCTGGAAGCCCTGGTCCCAGAGCTGGGCCAGGAATGGAGTTGTCCACTGCACCGCTGCCCGCTGTCCCTGCTCCCCAGTGGGCCCGACCGGCACCCGCAGCCCCAGGCCCAGAGCTCCCCCAAGGCCCCgcaccctccccgcctctcctACCTCCAGACCCAGCAGGAGTGCCGGGGGGTCTTCGCCCCGGGCGGGCCCGGGGACAGGGCCGCCCTCTGCTCCCACCGCTCAAGCCTCAGCCCCTCTCCGGTCCCCTCGCAGCAGGACACCCCCTGGAAGGGTCAGCCCCTGCAACGCCACGTTGTCAGCGTCGG GCACGAACGGGCCTTCCGGTTGCCACGGAG CTACTCCCAGCTGATCGCCGAGTGGCCACTGGCCGTGCTACTGCTATGCCTGGCCACCGTCCTGCTGTGCACGCTGGCCGGACTGTTGGGGGGGCGACTGCCCGACTTTTCTCAGCCCCTCCTG GGCTTCGAGCCACGGGGCACGGACATCGGGCGCAAGCTGGCGGTCTGGCGGACCGTGGAGGACCACACCGGCCCCAGGAAGGCCCTCCTTCTGGCCCCTGACCCCGAGCGGAACAG CTCCCTCGGTCACTTCACCGAGAGCTCCGTCGATGGGGAGGAGCCAGGTCGGACCCAGAGGATGGTGGATCCcgtggagggcagagagcaggatGGCTTCTTCTGTGGTCCCCCag GGAAGAGTTACTCGCAGCTGGTGTTCATGTCCACCACCGCGGGCAGCCTGTGGAACCTGCCAGCCGTTCAGTCCATGTGCCGCCTGGAGGAGGACaag ATCCGCTCCCACGCCCGCTTCGGCGAACTGTGCCAGCGCACCGCAGCCAACGCCTGCTGCCCCAGCTGGTCCCTGGGCAACTACATCGCCGAGCTGCACAACCGCTCCTCCTGCCTGGCGGTGACCCAGGCCGACCTCGCCCGCACCCTGGCGCTGCTGCGGGCCTGCGCCCCCGACTACCACCGCGGGGCCCTGGCACCCGCCTGCCTGGGGCCCGGCCGGAGCCGCCCCCCGCGCTGCGCCCGCTTGCCCGAGAAGTGCGCCCGCGTCGGGGGCACCGTgtaccagctcctccacttcctgGTGGACCGCGATTTCCTGAGCCCCCAGACGGCCGGCTACCAGGTGCCGTCGCTCAAGTacagcctcctcttcctgcccaccCAGAAGGGGGCCTCCATGATGGGCATCTACCTGGACGCGCTGGCCTCGCCGCAGGGCCTGTCGGACAACTTCACCACGGTCACGGGCATGGACCTGGGCCTGAAGGAGCAGCTGTTCCGCCACTACCTGGCCCGAGACCTGGTGTACCCGCTGCTGGCCGTGGGCACCATCTTCCTCAGCGTGGCCCTCTACCTGCGCTCGCTCTTCGTCACCCTCATGGCCCTGCTCGTGGTCCTGGGCAGCCTGCTGGTCTCCTTCTTCCTCTACCGGGTGGCCTTCCGCCTGGCCTACTTCCCCGCGGCCAACCTGGCCGCCGTGGTCCTGCTGAGCCCCGTCTGCGCCAACCACAGCCTGGTCTTCTGCGACCTGTGGAGGCTCAGCCGGGGTCAGCTGCCGCCCGCGGCGGGCCTGGTGCAGCGGGTAGGCCGCACCCTGCGGCCTTTCAGCTACCTGCTGCTCCTGTCCGGGCTGACGTCCAGCGCCGCCTTCTTCGCCAGCTCCCTGAGCCACCTGGCCGCCGTCCGCTGCTTCGCCGTCTACATGGGCACGGCCGTCCTGGTGAGCCTGGCGCTCACGCTCACCTGGCTGCCCTCGTCCATGGTGCTCTACGAGCGCTACCTGGCCCCGGCCTGCGCCGCCCGGGccgcccggggcggcggcggggcccgcagGCTGGCGCCGGCCCTGGCACtggcccgccgccgccgggcactGCGCCGGGCGCTGGCGGGCGCCTCGCGGCTGCTCTTCCAGCGGCTGCTCCCCTGCGGGGTCATCAAGTTCCGCTACATCTGGGTGTGCTGGTTCGCCGCGCTGGCGGCCGGGGGGGCCTACATGGCCTGCTTCAGCCCCCGCCTGCGCCTGCCCACCCTGACGCTGCCCGGCAGCCAGCTCTTTCGGCCCGGCCACCCCTTCGAGCGCTTCGACGCCGAGTACCGCCAGCAGTTCGGCTTCGAGCGGCTGCCCCGGGGCGAGGGCGGGCCCATGCCCGTCGCCCTGGTGTGGGGCGTGCTGCCCGTCGACACGGCCGACCCCCTGGACCCCCAAGGCCGGGGCGCCCTGGTGAGGGACCCCGCCTTCGCCGCCGGCGGGACCCAGGCCCAGCGCTGGCTGCTGGCCCTGTGCCACCGGGCCCGGAACCAGAGCTTCTACCGCGCCGAGCCCGACGGCCCGCCCAGCCTGTGCTTCGTCGAGGAGCTGCAGCGCTGGCTGGACGCCCGCCCCTgctccaccccggcccccggccccggccccggccccggccccggccccggccccggccccggccccgaccccgacccctgcTGCGGGCCCGCCCGCTTCCCCCTCGTCCCGAGCCTCTTCCTGCGCTGCCTGCGGCTCATGGCCCAGGaacgggcccgggcccccggccgggcccgggacctGGGCCTGCGCTTCGACGCCTCGGGCGACCTGGCCGCCCTCGTCCTGCAGTTCCAGACCACCTTCTGCTACAGCGCCAACTACACCCGCACCCAGCGCTTCTACCGCGCCGTCAGCCGCTGGCTGCGGGACGAGCTGGCCACCGCCCCGCGCGGCCTGCGCAACGGCTGGATGACCGGGCGCCTGGAG GTGTACAGTCTGCAGCTCAGCCTGAGCACGGAGCCCGGAGCGGTGCTGGGCCTGGCCGTGGCCCTGGCCTTCGCCACCCTCCTGCTGGGCACCTGGAACGTGCCGCTCAGCCTCTTCTCCGTCACGGCCATCGCGGGCACCGTGCTGGTCACGGCCGGCCTGCTGGTCCTGCTGGAGTGGCAGCTGAACGCCGCCGAGTCCCTGTTCCTGTCGGCCGCCGTGGGGCTGTCGGTGGACTTCACGGTCAACTACTGCGTGTCCTACCACCTGTGCCCGCACCCCGACCGGCTGAGCCGCGTGGCCTTCTCGCTGCGCCACATGAGCCGCGCCACGGCCGTGGGCGCCTCGGCCCTGTTCTCGGCCGGGGTCCTCATGCTGCCCTCCACCGTGCTGCTCTATCGCCAGCTGGGCATCTTCCTCCTCACCGTCCGCTGCGTCAGCTGCGGCTTCGCCAGCTTCTTCTTCCAGTCGCTCTGCTGCTTCTTCGGGCCGGAGAGGGGCTGCGGGCCGGTCCTGGGCTCCCGCGGCCCCTTCCCGCGGCCCTCCGCCGCCGAGGAGCCCGGCGGGCCCAGGAGGGGTCGCTCCGGCCGGGGCCCCCtcagcgcccccggccccgcggcccccgacCGGTTGGAGCTGCGCCCCCTGAGCCGGCCCCGCAGCGACAGCTTCGACACCAGCACGGCCACCAGCAAGCTGAGCCACAGGCCCTCCGTGCTGTCCGAGGACCTGCAGGACGGGCCCTGCTGCCcacgggcccccgccccctccccggccccgcacaCCTCTTCCCCTTACCGGGAGGGCGCCCCCGCCGCCTGGCCCCGGGAGGAGAGggaccccggccgggccc ccccctcccctcccgcagaAGACCCCTCGCCAGagagccccgccgccggccccccggccccggagcggGGTCAGCTGAACGGCCAGAGGGGCGGCCTGAGGTTGGCCCTGCGAGAAACCGTCTACGACCCGTCCTCGCCCGCCTCCTACCCAAGCGGGTTGTCGCGGAGGGCCCGAGGGGCAGCCGCAGGGGAGGGGCCCGTCGTGCTGCCCAACAGCCAGCCGGACCTGCCGGACGTGTGGCTGCCCAGGACCAGCTCCCCGCCGGCCGGCTACGGCAGCTGA